The DNA window CGGTATTCCACAGGGCGGGCCTAAGCGCCGCAGTATGCCCCGTGTAGCGATGCGCGAGTGTACCACAGGCCTGCAGCACGCGGGGATTACTGCGCCGACAACCTTGACATTTCAAGCGTACGGCGGCATAGTTCCGCGTCATTTATATCGACGCGCTCGTTATGGCGCGCCCGCGATCTAAACATATTCCGTTTTTATAGCAACGAATTCAGGAGTTTTACGGTGGCAAATTCCCCGCAAGCCAAAAAGCGCGCTCGTCAAAACGAGAAAAACCGCAAGCACAACGCTAGCCTGCGTTCTATGGCACGTACCTACATGAAAAAGGTTGAAGCCAAGATCAAGGCCGGCAACTACGAAGAAGCCCAAGCAGCCATGAAAGAAGCCCAGCCCGTTCTGGACAGCATGGTCAACAAAGGCATCTTCGCCAAGAACAAAGTTGCTCGTCATAAGAGCCGTGTGAACACAAGAATCAAGGCTCTGAAAGCAGCCTAATTGTTGTGATCAATAAAAAAACCGGCTAACAAGCCGGTTTTTTTATGTCTGAATTTTAAAGCATCTCGCTTAGAGCTATACAACCACCAGGTTGTCTCGATGAATCATCTCTTCATCGGACACATACCCCAATAACTCAGTAATGCGATCACTGGAATGGCCGGCAATAACACCCGCCTCATCCGCATCGTAGTTGACCAACCCACGGGCAATCTCACGCCCGGCCAAATCTACGCACATAACCATTTCACCGCGGCGAAACTTTCCGCTGACGGCCTTCACACCAACCGATAGCAAGCTACGCCCACCCTGGCGCAACACCTTTACCGCCCCATCATCCAAAACCAGCGTGCCACGAGTCTGCAAATGACTGGCAATCCACTGCTTCCGAGCCGCCAACCTGCCGTGCTCCGGCAGCAGCAAGGTGCCAATGACATCTCCTTGCCGCAATCGATCAATCGCATTCTCGATGCGACCACCCACAATCACAGTAAATGCACCTGAACGAGCGGCCAACCGAGACGCCCGCAACTTGGTTAGCATGCCACCACGCCCCAACGCTCCAGCACCGCCACCGGCCATCGCATCCAGATCTGGATCTTCCGCCTTACGCTCAGTGACCAGCTCAGCATCTTCGTGCTTACGCGGATCTTTGGTGAACAAGCCCAACTGATCAGTAAGAATAATCAGGCCATCCGCCTCGACCAGATTCGCAACCAACGCTCCCAGCGTGTCGTTATCACCAAAACGGATCTCATCGGTGACCACGGTATCGTTTTCGTTAACGATCGGCACCACTCCGTAATCCAGAAGCGTTCGCAGCGTACTACGTCCGTTCAGGTAACGTTTTCGATCGGAAAGATCATCGTGAGTCAGAAGAATTTGCGCAGTATGAATACCGTGACGCTTGAACTGAGCCTCCCAGGTTTGCACCAACCCCATTTGCCCCACCGCAGCAGCTGCCTGAAGTTCGTGCAAATGTTGCGGCCGCGCACTCCAGCCCAGTCGACTCATACCCTCTGCCACAGATCCTGAAGACACAACCACAACTTCAACGCCACTGCGTATCAGCGCGGCAATCTGATCAACCCAATGACCCAGCGCGGTCACATCCAGCCCTTTACCATCATCGGTCAGCAAAGCACTGCCAATTTTCACCACCAATCGGCGGGCTTTCTTTAGCTGGATGCGTTCACTCATGACAGCAGCAATATCTCTTTGGCTTCTAGTTATTCGGGCGCGTAAACGACTTCGACATCATCATCGTCGTCGTCAAAGTCGTCCTCGTCGCCTTCTTCACGAGAAGCTCGACGAGCATTGCGGTCCGCCTCAATTTTGGCGCGCGCCTCTTCATCCATCTGGCGACGACGAGCAGCTTCCTTCTCGGCAATCTCAGGATTTTCAGCCTCTTCTTCGGCCTGCTCTTCGATCCAACGCATTACGGCCTGAACCAACGGCTTAGTACCTTCGCCGGTAAGTGCGGACACAACAAAAACCGGACCATCCCAAGCGAGCTCATCGATGATCGCCTGACAATGCGCCTCTCGGTCTTCCTCCGGCACCATGTCAACTTTATTAAGCACCAGCCAACGCGGACGATTTGCCAGGGTTTCACTGAACTTTTCCAATTCGTACGCAATCGCTTTAACGGCTTCCACAGGAGACGAGCCGTCATAGGGCGCCACATCGACCAGGTGCAACAACAAACGGGTGCGAACCAAGTGCTTCAGGAAGCGAATGCCTAAGCCAGCACCTTCTGCCGCTCCCTCAATCAGCCCCGGAATATCCGCGATTACAAAGCTTTGGTGCGCCTGCACACTGACCACGCCCAAATTCGGAACCAACGTGGTAAAGGGATAGTCCGCCACTTTTGGCTGCGCCGCAGACACGGAACGGATAAACGTAGATTTACCGGCATTGGGCATACCCAGCAACCCAACATCCGCCAGAACTTTCAGCTCCAGGCGCAAATTTCGAGCTTCGCCTTCAGACCCTTTACTGGTTTGACGCGGAGCCCGATTGATTGATGATTTAAAACGGGTGTTCCCAAGACCATGAAAACCGCCTTGAGCCACTTTCAGACGCTGCCCTTCTTTGGTCAGATCACCCAAAACCTCATGGGTGTCCATATCCACCACCGTGGTACCAACAGGTACTGGCAACTCAAGATCATCACCTTTGATACCGGTACAGTTTCGACCCGAACCTGGCTGACCGTTCTGCGCTTTGTGTTTGCGCTGGAAGCGATAGTCGATCAGGGTATTCAGATTACCGTCCGCTACCAGATAGACGGAACCGCCATCCCCGCCGTCACCGCCGTCGGGACCACCCTTGGGTACGTATTTTTCACGCCGAAAACTCAGGCAACCATGGCCGCCCTTTCCCGCTTCAACAATGATGGTGGCTTCGTCTACAAATTTCATACGTCAAATGCCTTTGCATAAACTAAAAAGCCCCGCAGCCTCATGGAAGCTTTGCGGGGCTCCGGATTCGCCTGAAGACTGATTAAATCAGCATATCAGGAAATCCAAGGTTCGACAGAACCGGAGGATCGCCGCTGCTTACGCAGCCGGAACGATGCTCACGAACTTACGGTTCTGCGGGCCTTTAACTTCGAACTTCACCTGACCTTCCGCTTTCGCGAAAAGGGTGTGGTCCTTGCCAAGGCCTACGTTGTTGCCAGCGTGAAAACGAGTGCCGCGCTGACGAACGATGATGCTACCTGCAGATACAGTCTCGCCGCCGTAGCGCTTAACACCAAGTCGTTTCGACTCGGAATCGCGACCGTTACGGGTACTACCTGCTGCTTTTTTATGAGCCATTACCAGCCTCCTTCTTTAAGGGGAATGTTCAGAGCTTAGCCCTGAATACCCGTGATCTTAACTTCAGTAAACCACTGACGGTGGCCCTGACGCTTCATGGAATGCTTA is part of the Marinobacter sp. JH2 genome and encodes:
- the rpsT gene encoding 30S ribosomal protein S20, with the translated sequence MANSPQAKKRARQNEKNRKHNASLRSMARTYMKKVEAKIKAGNYEEAQAAMKEAQPVLDSMVNKGIFAKNKVARHKSRVNTRIKALKAA
- the rpmA gene encoding 50S ribosomal protein L27; amino-acid sequence: MAHKKAAGSTRNGRDSESKRLGVKRYGGETVSAGSIIVRQRGTRFHAGNNVGLGKDHTLFAKAEGQVKFEVKGPQNRKFVSIVPAA
- the obgE gene encoding GTPase ObgE, with the protein product MKFVDEATIIVEAGKGGHGCLSFRREKYVPKGGPDGGDGGDGGSVYLVADGNLNTLIDYRFQRKHKAQNGQPGSGRNCTGIKGDDLELPVPVGTTVVDMDTHEVLGDLTKEGQRLKVAQGGFHGLGNTRFKSSINRAPRQTSKGSEGEARNLRLELKVLADVGLLGMPNAGKSTFIRSVSAAQPKVADYPFTTLVPNLGVVSVQAHQSFVIADIPGLIEGAAEGAGLGIRFLKHLVRTRLLLHLVDVAPYDGSSPVEAVKAIAYELEKFSETLANRPRWLVLNKVDMVPEEDREAHCQAIIDELAWDGPVFVVSALTGEGTKPLVQAVMRWIEEQAEEEAENPEIAEKEAARRRQMDEEARAKIEADRNARRASREEGDEDDFDDDDDDVEVVYAPE
- the proB gene encoding glutamate 5-kinase, which gives rise to MSERIQLKKARRLVVKIGSALLTDDGKGLDVTALGHWVDQIAALIRSGVEVVVVSSGSVAEGMSRLGWSARPQHLHELQAAAAVGQMGLVQTWEAQFKRHGIHTAQILLTHDDLSDRKRYLNGRSTLRTLLDYGVVPIVNENDTVVTDEIRFGDNDTLGALVANLVEADGLIILTDQLGLFTKDPRKHEDAELVTERKAEDPDLDAMAGGGAGALGRGGMLTKLRASRLAARSGAFTVIVGGRIENAIDRLRQGDVIGTLLLPEHGRLAARKQWIASHLQTRGTLVLDDGAVKVLRQGGRSLLSVGVKAVSGKFRRGEMVMCVDLAGREIARGLVNYDADEAGVIAGHSSDRITELLGYVSDEEMIHRDNLVVV